The following proteins come from a genomic window of Oligoflexus sp.:
- a CDS encoding phage tail protein, with translation MAFDPIPFFRKQVFAKLGDFSFELQTLTPDRIERETDYRWVRQDPLGAAPIQQFIGDKKGQPHEDRMTISGVSHPAFTGSFDQLKKLRDMAAAGKPLRLIYADTKVGENLGLWIIRKIKEGRSIFIGEGVPLKVEFTLELDFYG, from the coding sequence ATGGCCTTTGATCCCATTCCCTTTTTTCGAAAGCAGGTCTTTGCAAAGCTAGGCGACTTCAGCTTCGAGCTTCAGACTCTCACACCGGACAGAATTGAGCGGGAAACGGATTACCGCTGGGTGAGGCAGGATCCGCTGGGTGCCGCTCCTATCCAACAGTTCATTGGTGACAAAAAAGGCCAGCCTCATGAGGACAGGATGACAATTTCCGGCGTATCCCATCCTGCGTTCACCGGAAGCTTCGATCAGCTGAAAAAGCTCCGGGATATGGCAGCCGCAGGAAAACCCCTACGCCTTATCTATGCTGATACCAAGGTAGGCGAGAACCTTGGACTATGGATCATCCGAAAGATCAAGGAGGGACGCTCGATCTTCATCGGTGAGGGCGTTCCCCTCAAAGTTGAGTTCACGCTTGAGCTGGATTTTTATGGCTGA
- a CDS encoding tail protein X gives MAEYLLKEGDELDQICWNHYGDLPGALEAVLRANWSLLSFFDDLGKVLPLSKPVVITLPELKRPTNVTGSIRIFE, from the coding sequence ATGGCTGAGTATCTGCTTAAGGAGGGTGATGAGCTGGATCAGATTTGCTGGAACCACTATGGAGATCTGCCCGGAGCGCTTGAAGCTGTTCTCCGGGCGAACTGGAGCTTACTAAGTTTCTTCGATGATCTCGGAAAAGTGCTTCCCTTGTCAAAGCCGGTCGTGATTACGCTTCCTGAATTGAAAAGACCAACAAACGTTACGGGCAGCATAAGGATATTCGAATGA
- a CDS encoding helix-turn-helix domain-containing protein: protein MRHLLNPLQYCQVVNMKHKKDWPFMIVKKKSTLMESIVKKKTSGSEGSVAVSHAEQIFDNWITKKLLASHLGMSLSFVNKYMKEGLPYKRRGRAVRFRVIEVEEWLQRRFIQ from the coding sequence TTGCGGCATCTGCTGAATCCGCTGCAGTATTGTCAAGTGGTGAATATGAAGCACAAAAAGGATTGGCCTTTTATGATAGTCAAAAAGAAATCGACGTTAATGGAATCCATTGTTAAAAAGAAAACATCAGGTTCAGAAGGCTCTGTGGCGGTTAGCCACGCAGAGCAGATCTTTGACAATTGGATAACGAAAAAATTGCTGGCTTCGCACCTCGGTATGTCACTCAGCTTTGTGAACAAGTACATGAAGGAAGGACTGCCGTATAAGCGGCGAGGCAGAGCAGTGAGATTTCGAGTGATCGAAGTTGAAGAATGGCTTCAACGGAGATTCATTCAATGA
- a CDS encoding phage late control D family protein, with translation MIPNFRIETKNGDLTDQIRSRLEKLTIRDEASWKSDSMTLELVDDGIEWPAAGLEFTVALGYDNVLTTVGKFTTKHIGVSMNGRRTLKIEAAAMESSAALKSQREQSWDGTTLGAIAEEIARRNGLKPMVFDELKSVAIDHEDQTESDIAFLVRLGRRFDHTVKVSGRYLMITPKDKGGDPSGTNQAIRIENPIRFEYSGDQTQRYTGVRAFWYDHEAAEKRFVMYGNEGVVLELEYNKITEADARRAAEAKFREVVRRGKTLTLAVAGNVQLAAERRIDVRGLGVGIDGEWVIKSVEHIIDGSGFHSNAECSVEPDSESKLKFEES, from the coding sequence ATGATTCCAAATTTTCGCATTGAAACCAAAAACGGCGATCTCACAGACCAAATTCGCTCGCGTCTTGAAAAGCTGACGATCCGGGACGAAGCGAGCTGGAAATCTGATTCCATGACCCTTGAACTAGTGGACGATGGCATCGAATGGCCAGCAGCTGGTCTCGAATTCACGGTCGCTCTTGGATATGACAATGTACTGACCACAGTTGGAAAATTCACGACGAAGCACATTGGGGTTTCCATGAACGGCAGGCGGACATTGAAAATTGAGGCTGCGGCGATGGAATCGAGTGCTGCGCTTAAGAGCCAACGCGAGCAGTCCTGGGATGGGACTACACTTGGAGCGATCGCCGAGGAGATCGCGAGGCGAAATGGCCTGAAGCCCATGGTCTTTGATGAGCTGAAGTCGGTCGCAATTGACCACGAGGATCAGACCGAATCCGATATCGCGTTTCTAGTCCGTCTCGGACGTCGCTTCGATCATACCGTGAAGGTCAGTGGCCGCTATCTCATGATTACGCCGAAAGACAAGGGCGGGGATCCGAGCGGGACCAATCAGGCAATCAGGATCGAAAACCCAATCCGCTTTGAATACTCGGGAGACCAAACGCAGCGCTACACTGGAGTGCGCGCTTTTTGGTATGACCATGAAGCCGCGGAAAAGCGTTTTGTCATGTACGGCAATGAGGGAGTAGTCCTTGAGCTTGAGTATAACAAGATCACGGAAGCCGATGCGCGTAGAGCAGCCGAAGCGAAATTCCGTGAGGTTGTTCGAAGAGGCAAGACATTGACGCTCGCCGTAGCGGGGAACGTGCAGCTGGCTGCTGAGCGGAGGATTGATGTTCGCGGGCTTGGTGTAGGCATTGATGGAGAATGGGTGATCAAATCCGTGGAGCATATAATTGACGGGTCAGGCTTCCATAGCAACGCGGAGTGTTCCGTGGAACCAGACTCTGAGTCGAAACTGAAGTTTGAAGAATCATGA
- a CDS encoding tyrosine-type recombinase/integrase produces MKKFNPKVYQGKDRVYPPVPGAPNVRKILIWDENKKEYRPPERGKLYFARRYERDSFGRKNRRSEYFESLEHARDWLSFIDKNPQHVPAVSNATSGVQGPTFREVVEEWKVRKFPGLRQGTRVHYDQIVQRHFQMLMDYPINSVSPKVIDEWLADRKSNIGQYPQAKKRTGFEGELDVLKVIFHYYGEYHDEDTVYRNPIRKRHLQDAKLNVSRPPKKLDVSEQEFYIFRDELEKLKDGHLFSVLATLQYFSALRISEAAAIHWEDIRFNWSDPKESRIQIVRYVENRQEKGGQPTIEAGFKNSKSTGGVKELPMFPQTFHALKRLYRQGKRGLVFHDESGAFFKYHVIKARYNLAFEKAGLPYTSTHVMRHGWTREVLDCTHGDFAVAGQLLGNTDRESINTYAKRNKGALTLVAHQKWEECTAQHETGRNWSQIEAVSN; encoded by the coding sequence ATGAAAAAGTTCAATCCTAAAGTCTATCAGGGTAAAGATCGCGTGTATCCTCCCGTTCCAGGAGCCCCAAATGTTCGAAAAATTCTGATCTGGGATGAAAATAAGAAGGAATATAGGCCGCCGGAAAGAGGGAAGCTATACTTTGCTCGTCGGTATGAGAGAGACTCCTTCGGAAGAAAAAACAGACGTTCAGAATACTTTGAAAGTCTTGAACATGCGCGTGATTGGTTATCTTTTATTGATAAGAATCCTCAGCATGTTCCGGCCGTTTCCAATGCGACATCAGGCGTTCAGGGGCCGACATTTCGAGAAGTAGTCGAGGAATGGAAAGTCAGAAAGTTTCCTGGATTGAGACAAGGCACCAGGGTGCATTATGATCAGATAGTTCAACGCCACTTTCAGATGCTGATGGATTATCCGATAAATTCAGTAAGTCCAAAAGTCATTGATGAATGGCTGGCAGACAGAAAGTCGAATATCGGACAGTATCCTCAAGCTAAGAAGCGCACAGGATTTGAAGGTGAGCTGGATGTTCTTAAAGTCATATTTCACTACTATGGTGAATATCACGATGAGGACACAGTCTATCGGAATCCAATCAGAAAGCGCCATCTCCAGGATGCAAAATTAAACGTCTCACGCCCACCTAAGAAGTTGGATGTCTCAGAGCAGGAATTTTATATATTTCGCGACGAGTTGGAGAAGCTCAAGGACGGGCACCTATTTTCCGTCTTGGCCACTCTGCAGTATTTTTCGGCTCTAAGAATTTCGGAAGCCGCTGCTATTCACTGGGAAGATATCCGGTTTAACTGGAGTGACCCCAAGGAGTCGAGAATACAAATTGTTCGATATGTGGAAAATCGGCAGGAAAAAGGCGGTCAACCCACGATTGAAGCAGGCTTCAAGAACTCCAAGTCGACGGGTGGGGTTAAAGAGCTGCCAATGTTCCCACAAACATTTCATGCGTTGAAAAGACTGTATCGACAAGGGAAGCGCGGTTTGGTTTTTCATGACGAATCCGGGGCATTTTTTAAGTATCACGTCATAAAGGCTAGGTATAATCTTGCCTTTGAGAAGGCTGGTCTCCCCTACACTTCGACTCATGTCATGCGACATGGTTGGACCCGAGAGGTGCTTGATTGTACCCATGGTGACTTTGCAGTTGCAGGGCAGCTTTTAGGGAATACAGACCGGGAGTCCATCAATACCTATGCTAAACGTAACAAGGGAGCACTTACTCTTGTGGCGCACCAGAAATGGGAGGAGTGTACGGCTCAACACGAGACTGGTCGCAATTGGTCGCAAATCGAGGCTGTTAGCAATTAA